From one Bacteroides fragilis NCTC 9343 genomic stretch:
- the rlmD gene encoding 23S rRNA (uracil(1939)-C(5))-methyltransferase RlmD encodes MARKKKELPLLEKVTITDVAAEGKAIAKVDDLVVFVPYVVPGDVVDLQVKRKKNKYAEAEAVKFHELSPVRAVPFCQHYGVCGGCKWQVLPYAEQIKYKQKQVEDNLRRIGKIELPEISPILGSAKTEFYRNKLEFTFSNKRWLTAEEVKQDVKYDQMNAVGFHIPGAFDKVLAIEKCWLQDDISNRIRNTIRDYAYEHNYSFINLRSQEGMLRNMIVRTSSTGELMVILICKITEEHEMDLFKQLLQYVADQFPEITSLLYIINNKCNDTINDLDVHVFRGNDHIFEEMEGLRFKVGPKSFYQTNSEQAYNLYKVARDFAGLTGDELVYDLYTGTGTIANFVSRQARKVIGIEYVPEAIEDAKVNAEINGIENTLFFAGDMKDILTQDFINQYGRPDVIITDPPRAGMHQDVVDVILFAEPKRIVYVSCNPATQARDLQLLDVKYRVKAVQPVDMFPHTHHVENVVLLELK; translated from the coding sequence GTGGCTAGAAAGAAAAAAGAACTTCCTCTGCTGGAGAAGGTGACAATAACGGATGTGGCTGCCGAAGGAAAAGCCATCGCAAAAGTAGATGACCTGGTCGTTTTTGTACCTTACGTAGTGCCGGGCGACGTGGTAGATTTGCAGGTAAAAAGAAAAAAGAATAAATACGCCGAAGCTGAAGCGGTGAAGTTTCACGAACTCTCACCGGTACGTGCCGTTCCTTTTTGCCAGCACTATGGCGTATGCGGCGGGTGTAAATGGCAGGTATTGCCCTACGCAGAACAAATCAAATACAAACAGAAACAGGTGGAAGACAACCTCCGCCGTATCGGAAAGATCGAATTGCCGGAAATCTCTCCTATCCTGGGATCTGCTAAAACAGAGTTTTACCGGAACAAACTGGAGTTCACCTTCTCGAACAAACGCTGGCTGACAGCGGAAGAAGTGAAACAGGACGTCAAATATGACCAGATGAACGCGGTGGGATTCCACATTCCGGGAGCATTCGACAAGGTGCTCGCCATCGAAAAGTGCTGGTTGCAGGATGATATCTCTAACCGTATCCGCAATACGATCCGCGATTACGCCTACGAGCACAACTACTCTTTCATCAATCTCCGTTCGCAGGAAGGAATGCTCCGCAACATGATTGTACGTACCTCGAGTACCGGCGAACTGATGGTGATTCTGATTTGCAAGATAACGGAAGAGCATGAAATGGATCTCTTCAAGCAGTTATTGCAATATGTTGCCGACCAATTCCCGGAAATAACCTCTCTCCTATACATTATTAATAATAAATGTAACGACACGATCAATGACCTCGATGTACACGTATTCCGTGGCAATGATCACATCTTCGAGGAGATGGAGGGACTTCGTTTCAAGGTGGGACCGAAATCGTTCTATCAGACCAACTCGGAACAGGCATACAATCTTTATAAGGTGGCACGCGACTTTGCCGGACTGACAGGTGACGAACTGGTATATGACCTCTATACGGGTACCGGAACCATCGCCAACTTTGTGTCACGCCAGGCACGAAAAGTGATCGGCATCGAATATGTTCCCGAAGCCATAGAAGATGCAAAAGTGAATGCCGAGATCAATGGAATAGAGAACACCCTGTTCTTTGCCGGAGACATGAAGGATATCCTGACACAGGATTTCATCAATCAGTACGGGCGTCCGGATGTAATCATCACCGACCCTCCCCGGGCGGGAATGCATCAGGATGTGGTAGACGTAATCTTATTTGCCGAACCCAAACGGATCGTATATGTTAGTTGTAATCCGGCTACACAAGCGCGTGACCTCCAGTTGCTGGATGTCAAATATCGTGTGAAAGCAGTGCAACCGGTAGATATGTTCCCCCACACCCATCACGTGGAAAACGTAGTGCTGCTTGAACTTAAATAA
- a CDS encoding RluA family pseudouridine synthase: MKRIKRTPAEKARAQYTGYLVKEPMELMDFLAAKMPDASRTKLKSLLSKRIVLVDNVITTQFNFPLQPGMKVLISKDKNKKEFRHPLLKIVYEDAYIIVVEKKEGLLSVGTERQKERTAQHILSEYVGRSGRGNRIYVVHRLDRDTSGLMMFAKDEKTQYTLRDHWHDIVTDRRYVAVVTGEMEKDSDTVVSWLTDRTLYVSSSSYDDGGSKSITHYRTIKRANGYSLVELRLETGRKNQIRVHMQDLGHPLIGDGRYGIDGGPNPLGRLALHAFKLCFYHPVTDQLMEFETPYPPTFKKLFLKK; this comes from the coding sequence ATGAAGAGAATCAAACGAACTCCGGCCGAGAAGGCCCGTGCACAATATACCGGCTATCTGGTGAAAGAACCGATGGAATTAATGGATTTCCTTGCGGCCAAAATGCCCGATGCCAGCCGTACCAAGCTAAAGTCTCTGTTGAGCAAACGAATCGTGCTGGTTGACAATGTGATCACGACACAATTCAACTTTCCTCTGCAACCGGGCATGAAGGTGCTTATCAGCAAGGACAAGAACAAGAAAGAATTCCGCCATCCGCTACTGAAGATAGTCTACGAGGACGCCTATATCATCGTAGTGGAGAAAAAGGAAGGATTGCTTTCCGTTGGCACAGAGCGGCAGAAAGAACGTACTGCCCAGCATATTTTAAGCGAATATGTAGGTCGTTCGGGACGCGGAAACCGCATCTACGTGGTTCATCGCCTGGACCGAGATACTTCGGGATTAATGATGTTTGCCAAAGACGAAAAGACACAATACACGTTGCGTGACCATTGGCACGACATCGTGACGGACCGTCGCTATGTAGCGGTGGTTACCGGCGAGATGGAGAAAGACAGCGACACGGTAGTGTCCTGGCTGACAGACCGTACCTTGTACGTCAGCTCAAGCAGCTATGATGATGGCGGTTCCAAATCGATCACCCACTATCGCACCATCAAACGTGCCAATGGCTACTCGCTGGTAGAATTGCGATTGGAAACCGGACGTAAGAATCAGATACGTGTACACATGCAGGATCTGGGGCATCCTCTGATCGGAGACGGACGTTATGGGATAGACGGTGGGCCCAATCCTCTCGGGCGCCTGGCTTTGCATGCTTTCAAACTTTGTTTCTATCATCCGGTGACAGATCAGCTAATGGAGTTTGAAACCCCTTACCCTCCTACATTCAAGAAGCTATTTCTGAAGAAATAA